The genomic window TTAAAAATCGCATAAGAATAGACTTAAATTATGCTTTAGGGGGAAATATTTACAAAGGGGAAGATATTTCATGCAGCATAATAACTGGAAGAAAATTGCAATACTTTCTATTCTTATCATTGCGATAACGGGGTGTAGCAATAATAGTTCGAAAAAACAAAGCAGTTCGCAAACTAAGACTGAACAAACTCAGCCTAAGAAGGCTGCGCCACTTTGGAACAACTCAAAAGATAAGAAATTGGGATCATATATGAAGGCTCTTGGTTGGTCTTGGAATACTGCGTTTAAGGAATATAGTGGTCATGGATCAATGGTGACCTCAATTGGCGCAACATTTCCTAAAGATTTTTCAAAAGCAACTGTAGAAGATTCTAAAGATAGCATTGGTTGGAGCAAAACGGGAAACGGCTCGAAAGATTATAACGTGGTTGCAATCTATGATTACGACAATCAAAACGCAGCCATCGAAGGTCATCAGACTTTCTTCTTCGCTTTCCACAAGAAACAACCAGTTGTTTTGGTCAGCGACACGCAGAATGCAAAGCCGATCATCAAGAAATCGACTCGTAAAGAATTGAATACAGCTTTTACAAACATGGCTCAAAACAAAAAGGTGACATTCCCAAGTGTCGGCAATATGAAGGATGTTCATCCACAAGCAGATTCCACGCAAAAATCAGACGACAATGATGATGCTGAAGTTACAGTGACCGATCCAAAGACAGTAGGAATTATGGTTTATCAGAATGCAGCATCATTCTATGATCCTTCGACATTTTCAGAAGGATTGCATCTTTACACATTGGATGATGGAAAGTATGAATTAGACACTGGAACTGCTGCTTCAGAAATCACGTATCAAATCCAAGGTGACACAGTCCATTACTGGACACTAGATCCTGATAGTGGAGAAAGTATCGCTGAACAAACTAAGAAGGAATCGACGATTCCATTAAAAGAATTGGTATCTAAGTACTATTCAACTTCTGATCAAAAACAGGCCGTACAGCACGCGGTATCATTACTTCAAGAACAATAAATTATCGCATATTACAATGATATTTAATTACCACCTGGAATGATTGATCCAGGTGGCTTTTTCGTGTCAAAATGCTTTTCATAATAAATGACTTGTGGGCATAATAATACTGATATTTTTCAGGGGGCGATTTGATGAAGAAGGGTCGTATTGAGGCTTTTAGTGATGGGGTATTGGCAATTATTATTACCATTATGATTTTGGAGATCAAAACGCCAGAGTCAGGTCATGCACGTGCAATGTTTGGGATGATTCCGTATTTTGTTTCCTTTGTTGTTAGCTTTATCTTGGTTTGTATCGGCTGGTACAATCAGCACTATGTTATATCAGTGACAAAGTGGTTCTCACGTCGAGCATTTTGGGCAAATAGCGTTTGGTTATTCGTAATGGCATTTTTACCGGTCGCCACTGCTTGGGTCAGTGAGTTTTGGTGGATGCGTGCACCGGAAATGTTTTATCTGATTGTTTATTCGTGTTGGAATATCACATTTCATATTTTTATTGCAGTGTTATACAGGGATCATAAAGATAAGTATCCAAAAGTTTCCAAGAAATTAGCTGAAACCAGAGCCGGTCAAAAGAAATTTATGTGGTTTCATGTGATATTGTTTACGATTGGATTTATTTTGACTTATTTCTGGCCAATGATGAGTATTGCGATTATCTTTATTGAATCAGTTATTTGGTTCGGGAATGTTCCACGCAAACGTGGAGATCAATTTGAAATTTAATAGCTCAATTAAAATTTGTTACTTTGGAAAAATAATTTCTAAGGTAACATTTTTTTTAAAAGAACGAAAATTTGATTGTAAAAAAAATAATCCTCAGACTTTAAGTGGAAGTGAGAGGATTATGATTTTATTATAGATTTTTATGTGCTTGTTCTAGAACTTTTAACACCTGTTGACTATGGTCTAAACGTTTTTTGACAAATTCTGGATCAGGTTTTGCTACTAGTTCTGCAAACTGAACAAACTCAGCATGCATGCGGTGATGGTTATCGTCTGGTGCAAGCCTAATTGAACCTTTATTACGCAATGTTAATTCTACTGAGCCCAATGTATTTGGAGCTCCGTTCACTTTTAAACGACCATTGGTACCTTCTATGATCAAGCTGCTGTCGCCATCTGCATCCTTTGCTGCGATTGCCAAGGCTTGTAGTTTAGGATATGAAAGCGAAACAATTCCCGATGTATCAATGTTTTCATCTATATTTGGACGATATTGGATATTAGCAGGTTTTCCGAATAAGCCGATAATCAAGTGTAGATTATAAATATTCAGATCCATTAGTGCACCGCCACCTTTTGTGGGGTCGAATGCTGGGGAAATTTTGCCTGCTTTGAACGCATCATATCGTGATGAATATTGAGAGTAATTGGCAATAACTAATTTGATATCGCCTAACTTAGCAAGATTGTCTTTGACAACCTGATAATTAGGTAAATATTGGTTCGTGATTGCTTCAACTAACAATAAGCTCTTTTCTTTTGCAATTGCACGTAATTCGATTAACTGGTCAACTGTTTCAACAAATGGTTTTTCACTGATAACGTTCTTACCGGCCAACAAACTCTTTTTTGCAAAATCGAAGTGCAAGCTATTTGGCAAAGCAACATAAACTGTGTCAATGCCATCGTCAGATAACAGTTCGTCTAAATCCGTATAAATTTTTTCAATGTTGTATTTGTTTTGCATCTCAAGCAATTTTTCTTTACTACGAGGTGTAGCAAAAATTGCTGCTAATTGAATGTCTGGAACGGCTGAAATGACTGGTAATGCTTCGGTAACTATTTTCCCCGCTCCAAGAATTCCTAATCTCATCATCAACATCCTCCTTAATAGATTTTGTCATTAAATACTTATCCGCGTTGGAATGGACCTTTTGGTTCGATCAATTCTAAGTGGGCGCCATCTGGGTCTTTGAAGTATACAACGCCTGTTCCAAAGCCTGACTTCAAACCATCAGCTTCTTCAAAAAACATTGGTTCGCCTTCTGGCTCGATTCCTAGTTCTTTCAAACGAGCAACGGCTGCTTTAATGTCATCTACTTCAAAACACATGTGCATTGCACTTACTTGTTCATTTGAATATGAAGCATCTGTGGATTTAGGCTCGTCGTATTCCAAGATATCAATATTGATGTTATCCAAATGGACGTTAGCATATTTGATCAATGTATCGTCTAATCCTTGTACGGCAGCCATACGCTTACCGCCAAGTTCATCAACGTTAGAAACTTTAACGCCGAATAAAGCTTCGTAAAATGGAATAGCTTTATCCAAATTTTTTACCGTGATACCTACGTGATTTACTACTGAAAATCCTTTAGTCATAATAAATTACCTCTGATATTAAATTTTTAAAATTATTCGAAATCAAATTCATCTGGTTCTGGACCAACACGTAAATTTTGGTTTAAGTCATTTATTGCTTTGATATCTTCTTTGTCTAAATTAAAATCAAAGACATTTGCATTGGCGGCCATTCTCTCAGGACGAACCGACTTAACTACTAGCATTACATCACGTTGAATGTCCCAACGTAAAATTACTTGTGCAACTGATTTGTTATACTTATCAGCAATTTTTTGCAAAGTTTCATTTTTTAAAATTTGACCTTGCATTAATGGAGACCAAGCTTGGATCTTAATGTCATTAGCTACAGCATATTTGCGTAACTCATCTTGGCTCATACGAGGATGTGATTCAACTTGGTTCAAGACAGGGGTAACAGAGGCGTCTTCAGCCAATTCTTTCAGGTGGTGGATCTCAAAGTTACTTACGCCAATTGCTTTGATTTTTCCGGCTTTATACAAGTCTTCTAATGCACGATATGATTCTTTGAAAGAATTATCGCCAGGCCAGTGGATCAGATATAAATCTAGATAATCCAATTCTAATTTTTCTAGACTGTTGTTATATTGTTCGATTGTTTCATCATAAGTTAGGTGATTATTCCAAACTTTTGAAGTAACAAACAAATCTTCACGGTTTAAACCTGTTTCAGCAAGTGCTTCTTTGATACCTTTTCCAGTACCTGATTCGTTACCATAAATTTGTGCAGTATCAATCAAACGATAGCCAGCTTTAATTCCATCGGCAACGACTTTTGCTGTATCTTCATCAGGAATTTGGTAAACACCAAGTCCCAATCCTGGCATTCTTATGCCGTTATTTAATGTGATACGGTCATTTAATGAGTTGATCATATTTAACTTCTCCTATTATTTATCTTATAAAAATACGGTTATTACGCTTCCAACAACGATAAGTATCAATCCCAGTAGCGTAAAAATTAATTCCTTATGTGTTTTGGACTCTTTTAGAATCAGCAAACCACCTAATGTTGCTACAACAACGTTCAGTTGTGTCATGATAAAGGCGGTTACTACACCATTTGCTTGAGCTGCGAAAATGTACGCTAAAGCAGATATGCTAAAGGTTAATCCAATTACAACCAATTTCCAGCTGACGGTTGCTTTAAAAGCGCTTCGATTTGAAAATAATGTATAGACAGTGGCTCCAATAAATACTCCTAACATTTGTGGAAAGAAAATTGACAATCCAGATGCATTAACCATTTTTGGCAATGCACTGTAAATCCAATAACCAACACTAGTTAAAACTAAGATCATTAAACCTTTATAAAAGGTATCTTTAGATGTATTTTTTTCAGAGAATGAAGTTAGAACTGCTCCAATAATTAATAGTAGGATAGCAAAGGTGCCGCCAATTTTACTAATACTTGAAGCCCACTCTCCAAAAAAGATGATACTGATGATCGATGTTCCAATTAATTGCAAGCCGGTCGTAAGAGGCATAGTTTTTGATACACCAATCAATTTTAGGGCTTTATATTGTCCAACTTGACCAATCACCCAGAAAATGCCTGAGAGTAAACTAATTAGAAACACCTTTGTTGGAATTGCACTGGGTGACATCGTAAAGTTGATAATTAAGCCAACAATCAACGCTCCAATACCTGTTCCTAAAATTTGATTTGAAGGCTTCCCACCAATTTTTCCTAAAATTATCGGTTGAATTCCCCAACCTAAAGCCGGAATCAAAGCAATTAAAATATTCATTTCACACCTCTATTTATAGATAAATTATTATCCTTGGCCACCTTGGAAAGCAGGATAAAGAGTCATTCCGCCATCAACGAATAATGTAATACCTGTAACATAGCTTGATTGGTCTGATGCTAACCAAGCAGCAGCTGATGCAACTTCGCTAGGATCACCAATTCTTTGCATTGGCACCATCTTAGTTGTGTTAGCCAATTGCTCTGGATCAGCAAATTTTTTTGCATTGATCGGAGTATTGATGGCACCAGGTCCAATACTATTTACACGCACATTTCTGGCAGCATATTCCATTGCAATTGTTTCAGTAAACAACTTAACTCCACCTTTTGAGGCTGCATAATGAGCAAAAGTTGGCCATGGAATTTGTTCGTGAACGGATGACATGTTAATAATATTGCCTTTTTTATTGTTCTTAACGAAGTAATTCAATGCAGCTTTTGAACCTAGAAAAACGCCAGTCAAATTAACGTTGATGACTTTTTCCCAATCTTGCAATGATAATTCATGAGTTTCATGCTGGTTTTCCATACCGGCATTATTTACCCAAACGTCAACTGTTCCAAAGTTATCAACGGCTGCGTTGATCAATTTTTGAACGCCTTCTTCAGTTCCAATATTTGCTTGAACGGCTATACCTTGACCACCAGCTTTTTTAATTTCCTCTACAGCGGCTTCGGCACCATTAGCGTCAGAATTGTAATTAACAACGACGCTCATTTTTTCTTCACCGAAACGTTTTGAGATTGCAGTTCCAATTCCCTTTGAACCACCAGTGATAACAGCAACTTTATTGTTTAAGTCCTTATACATGATTAAAATCTCCTTGTTATTTAATGATTTGTTTTTGTTTAACTAAAAGCATGTGGATAATATATATCCTTTTGTTTATAAAGAACAGTAGCCACTTTTTTGTTCGGTACGCACTAAAAAGTATGAATTGGGTCGTACCAATGAATTAAATGGTTGAATTTTTTATTTTATTTTTTAAATTCAAAATCCTACATAGAATCAATCTATGAGTGCGTTAAGCAAAATACCGCAAGTAAAAAAACTGGGGTTCCTTGGATATGTTTGATCATCCAAGAAACCCCAGTTTATATTTAATGTATAAATTATTGTATATATAGGAAAATGATTGTTACAACTTTTGAAAACTTAATTAAATCTCTTTTTCTAACAGTTCGATATTTTTGCCTTCGCTTTCGAGGGTTTGAGCATGCATGGTTCCCCAATCGCATAGGTCAGTTAAAATAGTTCCCAACGTCTGTCCATAATCACTTAATGAATAAACCACTTTTAATGGAACTTGATTGTAAACTGTCCGATCCACGATGTTATCTTGCTGTAATTCTTTTAATTCTTGATTTAGCATTTTTTGACTTATGTTAGGGATCAAATGCAATAGTTCACTAGGGCGTTTTTCACCGTGGCGTAAATTGCATAATATAATAGGTTTCCACTTTCCACCAATAACATCCATGGTAACTTCAACGCCAATGTTATAAATTTTTTTCTCCATGTTTCTCCCCTAAGCTGTTGATTTATTACAACGCATACTTTTAGTTTCCTACGTACGAAAAAGTGCGTACTCTTTAATTACAATTCAATATTGTATACTAAATTTGGATTAGGTTAAAGAAGGCTTGATGTTGACCTAAATATAATAACGTAGGGTTGGAGGAACTAATTATGGCAAAAGGATTTTCAGTAGTAAATCATGTAGGTATCACTGTTAAGAATTTGGATAAGGCTATCCCATTTTATGAGGCATTATTCGGTGTCAAAGTTTCTAACATCGATGAACTTGGTGGCAAGCGTATGGCTGCTGTTCAAGGCTTGGACGATACGTTGATTAAATACGCTAATGTCCATTTGGATAATATCAATATTGATATCTTGGAATACGATGAGCCTAAGTCAACTGAGGCAAAGTATTCAAATGAACAAGTAAGTGCAATGCACATGTGTTTTGAAGTAGATGACATTAAAGCAGCCGTTGCTCGTTTGAAAGAATTAGGAATTGAGCCAGAAGGCGAACCAATGTTTTTTGAAGAAGCTGATGGTTTGAAGTCAGGCTTTGGAACAGGCGTTGTATACTTCAAAGACCCAGATGGCGCTCACTTGGAATTGATTGAACCAAAAGGTCCATTCCAACGAGGATAATAATTAATAGAAAAAAGTCAAACGTGTTGGTGGATTAAGTCTACTAACACTTTTTTTCTGCAATCCCTTCTTTTGATACGTTAAACTAGAATCAATGAATAACAACGGGGGTCATCAAATGGACTACGAAACCGAAGTAAAAACTGCCTGGGAAAAATTTTCTAAGAGTAATGAGATTCAAAGCTTACACAATTATCCTAAGCCAATGGTCAAAGAAATTGTTTTTGCATTCGCAGAATTGATTGGTTCCGCTGGATTTAAAACATTAAAATCGTGGAACGAGGATATATTGCTTGATGCTCTAACATCGCTTTTGGAAGAGGCGGAAAAAGATGATAGTCCGGATTCTACAGAAGCTATGCTTTATTTCTATTTTATTATTCGGGCATTTCTGAATTTTGCTGCCTGGGATGGAGATTTAAGCTTATCTTCTGACGACTTAAAGACGTTAATTTACGAATTTGAAGAGGGCACCGGTTTAGCTGGGCCTCCAATTCCGTACATTAAGCATGAAATGCCTGAACCTGAAATGCCGTTTGAAGATCCTAATCTCCCGCAATGGCAAGAACACACTTATCGAGACATCATGTCCTACACACAAGCTTGGGTAGACTCCTACGTAGAAAGTCCAGCTTGGAAAAAGCGAACTAAGGGTGCTACTGAGTTCATTTTATCGACTTCACTCTCACTTCTAACTGAAGCTGCCTACGGTGCCTTTAGAAAGACTCCTAAATCTTGGACGAAAAAAGCAATTACTAGCATCATGGCGAATGAATTCGTTGCTAAATTAAGCCTCGATGATGACGAATTTAAACTAATTGTTCCGGCAATATCTGGATTATTGGACTATGTTTCTGACAATGGCTGGTTGAATAAAACGCGTTCCGAAAACTTCAAACGCTACTTAGCAGCTGGGGAACCAGAGATGCTCAAGTTGGCTAAAAATCCTGAAAATTATGGGCCGGCCAAACTTGTAGGTCGTGAGCTGATCAAAAATGGAATCGATCTCTCCGATAAAAAAGCGGTTGATGATTTTATCCAAGAAATAAACGCGAACGGTGGAATCGACAGTTTATTGGGAGATGCCAACCCGTTTGATGACGATGAATTCGATGATGATTTTGATGCAGGTCCAATTAACTTTTTAAATGACGAAGAAGATGAAAATCAGGGATTAGAAGGAGTCATAAATGATCCTCAAAAATTAGGTGCCGTTGCCGAACTTTATGATGTTGATAAAGAAAAACATTATTTAGATGAACCACGTATTGATGAGAATGGTTCGTTAAGGTGGAGCCAAAGCGTTGCTGAAAACACTCATAATT from Companilactobacillus sp. includes these protein-coding regions:
- a CDS encoding glucose-1-dehydrogenase; this translates as MYKDLNNKVAVITGGSKGIGTAISKRFGEEKMSVVVNYNSDANGAEAAVEEIKKAGGQGIAVQANIGTEEGVQKLINAAVDNFGTVDVWVNNAGMENQHETHELSLQDWEKVINVNLTGVFLGSKAALNYFVKNNKKGNIINMSSVHEQIPWPTFAHYAASKGGVKLFTETIAMEYAARNVRVNSIGPGAINTPINAKKFADPEQLANTTKMVPMQRIGDPSEVASAAAWLASDQSSYVTGITLFVDGGMTLYPAFQGGQG
- a CDS encoding aldo/keto reductase, with the translated sequence MINSLNDRITLNNGIRMPGLGLGVYQIPDEDTAKVVADGIKAGYRLIDTAQIYGNESGTGKGIKEALAETGLNREDLFVTSKVWNNHLTYDETIEQYNNSLEKLELDYLDLYLIHWPGDNSFKESYRALEDLYKAGKIKAIGVSNFEIHHLKELAEDASVTPVLNQVESHPRMSQDELRKYAVANDIKIQAWSPLMQGQILKNETLQKIADKYNKSVAQVILRWDIQRDVMLVVKSVRPERMAANANVFDFNLDKEDIKAINDLNQNLRVGPEPDEFDFE
- a CDS encoding VOC family protein — its product is MTKGFSVVNHVGITVKNLDKAIPFYEALFGVKVSNVDELGGKRMAAVQGLDDTLIKYANVHLDNINIDILEYDEPKSTDASYSNEQVSAMHMCFEVDDIKAAVARLKELGIEPEGEPMFFEEADGLKSGFGTGVVYFKDPDGAHLELIEPKGPFQRG
- a CDS encoding VOC family protein; this encodes MAKGFSVVNHVGITVKNLDKAIPFYEALFGVKVSNIDELGGKRMAAVQGLDDTLIKYANVHLDNINIDILEYDEPKSTEAKYSNEQVSAMHMCFEVDDIKAAVARLKELGIEPEGEPMFFEEADGLKSGFGTGVVYFKDPDGAHLELIEPKGPFQRG
- a CDS encoding winged helix-turn-helix transcriptional regulator, whose product is MEKKIYNIGVEVTMDVIGGKWKPIILCNLRHGEKRPSELLHLIPNISQKMLNQELKELQQDNIVDRTVYNQVPLKVVYSLSDYGQTLGTILTDLCDWGTMHAQTLESEGKNIELLEKEI
- a CDS encoding Lreu_0056 family protein; its protein translation is MQHNNWKKIAILSILIIAITGCSNNSSKKQSSSQTKTEQTQPKKAAPLWNNSKDKKLGSYMKALGWSWNTAFKEYSGHGSMVTSIGATFPKDFSKATVEDSKDSIGWSKTGNGSKDYNVVAIYDYDNQNAAIEGHQTFFFAFHKKQPVVLVSDTQNAKPIIKKSTRKELNTAFTNMAQNKKVTFPSVGNMKDVHPQADSTQKSDDNDDAEVTVTDPKTVGIMVYQNAASFYDPSTFSEGLHLYTLDDGKYELDTGTAASEITYQIQGDTVHYWTLDPDSGESIAEQTKKESTIPLKELVSKYYSTSDQKQAVQHAVSLLQEQ
- a CDS encoding Gfo/Idh/MocA family protein — encoded protein: MRLGILGAGKIVTEALPVISAVPDIQLAAIFATPRSKEKLLEMQNKYNIEKIYTDLDELLSDDGIDTVYVALPNSLHFDFAKKSLLAGKNVISEKPFVETVDQLIELRAIAKEKSLLLVEAITNQYLPNYQVVKDNLAKLGDIKLVIANYSQYSSRYDAFKAGKISPAFDPTKGGGALMDLNIYNLHLIIGLFGKPANIQYRPNIDENIDTSGIVSLSYPKLQALAIAAKDADGDSSLIIEGTNGRLKVNGAPNTLGSVELTLRNKGSIRLAPDDNHHRMHAEFVQFAELVAKPDPEFVKKRLDHSQQVLKVLEQAHKNL
- a CDS encoding GRP family sugar transporter — translated: MNILIALIPALGWGIQPIILGKIGGKPSNQILGTGIGALIVGLIINFTMSPSAIPTKVFLISLLSGIFWVIGQVGQYKALKLIGVSKTMPLTTGLQLIGTSIISIIFFGEWASSISKIGGTFAILLLIIGAVLTSFSEKNTSKDTFYKGLMILVLTSVGYWIYSALPKMVNASGLSIFFPQMLGVFIGATVYTLFSNRSAFKATVSWKLVVIGLTFSISALAYIFAAQANGVVTAFIMTQLNVVVATLGGLLILKESKTHKELIFTLLGLILIVVGSVITVFL
- a CDS encoding TMEM175 family protein, whose translation is MKKGRIEAFSDGVLAIIITIMILEIKTPESGHARAMFGMIPYFVSFVVSFILVCIGWYNQHYVISVTKWFSRRAFWANSVWLFVMAFLPVATAWVSEFWWMRAPEMFYLIVYSCWNITFHIFIAVLYRDHKDKYPKVSKKLAETRAGQKKFMWFHVILFTIGFILTYFWPMMSIAIIFIESVIWFGNVPRKRGDQFEI